From a region of the Candida albicans SC5314 chromosome 1, complete sequence genome:
- a CDS encoding uncharacterized protein (Putative protein of unknown function; induced by prostaglandins), with amino-acid sequence MSTFILGATGLVGSQIVKVAESSPAIKSITTLTRRTPDFANSSSKLKTLEESDSSKWSEIIKSQAVSSDVYLSAFGTTRAKAGSAENFKKIDYGINYSSAKAAKENGSKVCVLVSSMGANASSPFLYMKTKGELEDDIIKLGFDHTVILRPGALLGERKESHGLGNSIAQTIGNWTKGTWLQGLLKPIDASDVGKVAIDFAQKGINGELKDKVIIVGGDDLVKLANSLN; translated from the coding sequence ATGAGTACTTTTATTTTAGGAGCAACTGGATTAGTTGGGTCACAAATTGTTAAAGTTGCTGAATCATCCCCagcaatcaaatcaattaccACATTAACAAGAAGAACCCCTGACTTTgctaattcttcttcaaagTTAAAAACTTTGGAAGAGTCAGATTCATCAAAATGGTCAGAAATAATTAAATCCCAAGCAGTCAGTAGTGATGTGTATCTCTCGGCATTTGGTACCACCCGTGCTAAAGCAGGATCAGCAGAgaatttcaagaaaattgaCTATGGTATCAATTATCTGTCAGCCAAAGCTGCCAAAGAGAATGGATCCAAAGTATGTGTTTTAGTCAGCTCAATGGGTGCCAATGCTTCGTCCCCATTTCTTTATATGAAAACAAAAGGTGAATTAGAGgatgatattattaaattagGGTTTGACCACACCGTGATTTTGAGACCAGGCGCATTACTCGGAGAACGTAAGGAATCTCATGGACTTGGAAACTCAATTGCTCAAACCATTGGTAATTGGACAAAGGGGACTTGGCTCCAAGGATTATTGAAGCCAATTGATGCCAGTGATGTTGGTAAAGTCGCTATTGATTTTGCTCAAAAGGGTATTAATGGAGAATTGAAAGATAAggttattattgttggtggAGATGACTTGGTTAAATTGGCCAATAGTTTGAATTAA
- the RPA34 gene encoding DNA-directed RNA polymerase I subunit (Putative RNA polymerase I subunit; rat catheter biofilm induced), with translation MAPSYKSSEYIDDSDSELSAEEREYEPPKNFQKVTPESKEFSSNLKGKEVWLIKTPKGFPLTDLKKLPISFSGKSAESFKVNNLSYQVTEDLGASASDTNNKHTIFSSKKRSFRPLGEKISRFYSIHEVVDIPEIQLDKVVVPRQNVPKIKKLRMRHFPTGYGADDYQFDKEEEEEEEEESENDDVEAGKVLKKAKVEEKEEKEAKHKKDKKEKKDKKDKKDKKDKKDKKDKKKSKKEKA, from the coding sequence ATGGCACCTTCATATAAATCCAGCGAATACATTGATGATTCTGATTCTGAATTATCTGCTGAAGAAAGAGAATATGAACCACCAaagaattttcaaaaagttACTCCAGAATCCAAAGAGTTCtcatcaaatttgaaaGGAAAAGAAGTTTGGTTGATAAAAACTCCCAAAGGTTTCCCATTAACagatttgaagaaattgccAATATCTTTTAGTGGTAAAAGTGCCGAATCATTCAAAGTCAACAACTTATCATACCAAGTCACCGAAGATCTTGGAGCATCTGCCAGTGacacaaataataaacataCCATATTTTcactgaaaaaaagaagtttcAGACCACTAGGAGAGAAGATCTCACGATTCTACAGTATCCATGAAGTTGTCGATATTCCTGAGATTCAGCTTGACAAAGTGGTGGTACCTAGACAGAATGTTCCTAAAATAAAGAAACTAAGAATGAGACATTTCCCTACTGGTTATGGGGCGGACGATTACCAGTTcgataaagaagaagaagaggaggaggaggaagagTCAGAAAATGACGATGTTGAAGCAGGCAAAGTTTTAAAAAAGGCAAAggtagaagaaaaagaagagaaggAAGCCAAACACAAGAAAGacaaaaaggaaaagaaagacaAGAAAGACAAGAAGGataaaaaagacaaaaaggACAAAAAGGATAAAAAGAAGTctaaaaaggaaaaagcTTAG
- a CDS encoding uncharacterized protein (Ortholog of C. dubliniensis CD36 : Cd36_09650, C. parapsilosis CDC317 : CPAR2_805060, Candida tenuis NRRL Y-1498 : CANTEDRAFT_95780 and Debaryomyces hansenii CBS767 : DEHA2B12320g): MGASTSKQGGRKLAKSVSESAAKTINRTSNVNQLPSQNLRDKFEQQHKDNSVSQGDEKSHQDEISQHSFRPDSTTKFDPKFLRKKLNNETTSAFEGKDGGDPHEQGTSTYDKSFIDSVSKLGTQIKTIEFDPYKDKNALPLRQLRSRKKLYDLGEQELKDLMEPTSSRNEVEKTMVHPQTLSAILRDLDDPRVDNKEIHKDYQLEPDFLKKLGTSIRLPKTTVVIEEVVKKDEVGHKKVVPRKRHEEAEIIEDNHGLEKDQYDKLKKRLSLDD; the protein is encoded by the coding sequence ATGGGAGCATCTACATCGAAACAAGGAGGCAGAAAATTAGCCAAATCAGTCTCTGAAAGCGCAGCGAAAACCATTAATAGAACATCCAATGTAAATCAATTGCCACTGCAAAATTTGCGAGATAaatttgaacaacaacataaaGACAATCTGGTTTCTCAAGGTGATGAAAAATCCCATCAAGATGAAATAAGTCAGCATTCGTTCCGACCAGATTCAACTACCAAGTTTGATCCCAAGTTTTTACggaaaaaattaaataatgaaacaacTTCAGCTTTTGAAGGTAAAGATGGCGGAGACCCACATGAACAAGGAACATCAACATATGATAAGAGCTTTATAGACTCAGTATCGAAATTAGGAACTCAAATCAAGACCATTGAGTTTGATCCTTACAAAGATAAGAATGCGTTGCCCTTAAGACAGTTGCGTTCACGAAAGAAACTATACGATTTAGGAgaacaagaattaaaagatttaaTGGAACCGACTAGTCTGCGAAACGAGGTTGAAAAGACAATGGTCCATCCTCAGACATTAAGTGCCATATTGCGAGATTTAGATGATCCACGTGTGGATAACAAGGAAATCCATAAAGACTATCAATTGGAACCCgatttcttgaaaaaattagGTACTAGTATACGACTTCCGAAAACAACAGTGGTAATAGAAGAAGTTGTGAAAAAGGATGAAGTTGGCCATAAAAAAGTGGTTCCACGGAAACGCCATGAAGAAGCTGAAATAATCGAGGACAACCATGGGTTGGAAAAGGATCaatatgataaattaaaaaaaagattgaGTTTGGATGATTGA
- a CDS encoding uncharacterized protein (Ortholog of C. dubliniensis CD36 : Cd36_09630, C. parapsilosis CDC317 : CPAR2_805080, Candida tenuis NRRL Y-1498 : CANTEDRAFT_136811 and Debaryomyces hansenii CBS767 : DEHA2B12364g), producing the protein MPLNLLLHEDNHQKRPMIVLDSAYDELRFSIIGNKDLKYKLVGNVQFIKQLTTDFEHLINQLTEATNVSLEDTSYLLENLEKLAVITNILCLFSIEVDNKKDENIAECLSTMKLVLNPIIRLLNYFIQSFVPALYRHKENPSYLDIQSKFESVIGYALEILMGLANIKDHGLDTKMLWRFIISLLIVTDDNHEQLCFISSSILIKSLKLVPLLLGSTCRVTNDSLETLLTALLNRLSKKCDTIINTHITVLFPSSSDQILHQMAFEDSCLPNIDLNKSILEKTVDSQLLLEFITCTAQILSFMKSNDYDILTAFQSNYVKSPNEDKTSKKKRKTSFSNKTREFAFNVVASSTPVIVLSVNVYLALLLLVKYDNWALNLASLNLIAFYLKNLKPSQDGDKALIFRSYKKLFPRIISMLELKNDYTGCMNKKTKNPTSSASGLNSMASFANKIKSLNQTEFRLHDYQIPMFLLSPTRILSDLCLQYPRLNDDIHDTNIDYKLVEKLQICYQSSKLLKILKSLKSSSNHGKMLVDFTTMLTIDKDETEVSDLLLLLSVYTANREEYRTRVVNVPQEYNINVAEIIFEIVDDYYFLLNQLHLAYRLLSPKKRRNLNGTTRTTKEVPDSDLPWFGRNLGIISTLHDASIFTNCFYFIRSVSRSVATLRTFFVECNSFKSFSTTDDATDNEQQPSGQASLRSGNVGENSANNADSLTIRTTASAPRVTSGANTNSNSNAAVTSSSAGSTSVTNGPPGGFIFDILQIIHKYEILMQIFEFFYGVNNTSDNYDHTEMDIAKCKKIVMTNKSICIGSLANFILDFSSFRYKIIGHESFLSSLLTIYQNSSTDNEIEESIPITSSKGQSTLEEIYQNNDIQLKILQVIKNFMYNEATENKKEVLDCFSLNFILQKASYGLGDNNESISHHKSRLVDNTHITQIKLQQKITAFEILRNFISGSPHFNALLIDAYENDFVQFEYANGNTGIPNTWFQFLIQNVSNVNIFLPDLNYKHNASGRIRNPEAQLKLFYENDEVLSKLIQDEKYVRLIRAINHTEDHKYSVIDKSKRNWFPNDGLLKIWLRLLSFKIPESILDELQNDNDKVNLFNNLYSIQSSIIWIIVNLTWKYSRFGYNVHDYSKYDVYQNVDGSRFPTSSNHRIYIDEDDDQGEDVIMDDPSDMPEPQQRQQQDTTSSSARISSSRGNEKRKLEGQTNTHESSVYERAKHLDEMGFTQVIKQLIKYYTDQANDNLFNKSSPDESRMENVSVLSTVLFGKGHDILEKLDTALRQITALLNTKTNNNNKRGRDIGVSGVDGHPNNNNDNNNDNSGYMNRELRLQIDGDNVSIIKKYSDEDIERRANQRHQERERRDNDRYQISQRREAIDSEDNDDDDDDDDEEMEVDQDQQQAGGGAGGDDDDGDFDYAVEANYEDRDDSESEASDEIPDEYWIM; encoded by the coding sequence ATGCCCCTTAATCTCCTTTTACACGAAGACAATCATCAGAAACGACCAATGATAGTTTTAGATAGCGCCTACGACGAGCTACGTTTCAGTATCATCGGTAATAAAGACTTAAAGTACAAATTAGTTGGTAATGTCCAATTCATAAAACAGCTCACCACAGATTTTGAACATCTTATCAATCAACTCACTGAAGCAACCAATGTTTCATTAGAGGACACTAGTTATTTACTCGAAAATTTGGAGAAACTTGCCGTGATCACCAATATTTTATGTTTATTTAGTATTGAAGTCgacaacaaaaaagacGAAAACATTGCTGAATGCCTTTCAACAATGAAACTAGTATTGAACCCAATAATTAGGctattaaattatttcatCCAATCTTTTGTTCCTGCTTTATATAGGCACAAAGAAAATCCATCGTATTTAGATATTCAAAGCAAATTTGAGAGTGTCATAGGCTATGCTTTGGAAATCTTAATGGGATTAGCAAATATCAAAGATCACGGTTTGGACACAAAGATGTTATGGAGatttataatttcattGTTGATAGTAACTGATGATAACCACGAACAATTATGTTTTATTAGCTCATCAATATTGATTAAACTGTTGAAGTTAGTGCCGTTATTATTAGGATCAACTTGCAGAGTAACCAATGATTCACTTGAGACGTTATTGACTGCGTTATTGAATCGTTTATCGAAGAAATGTGATACAATTATAAACACCCACATAACTGTCTTATTCCCGTCCTCAAGTGATCAAATACTACACCAAATGGCATTCGAAGATTCTTGTTTGCCCAATATCgatttaaataaatccATTCTTGAGAAAACAGTTGACTCACAACTATTGTTAGAGTTTATAACTTGTACAGCTCAAATTTTGAGTTTTATGAAATCCAATGACTATGATATTTTAACGGCATTCCAAAGCAATTATGTTAAGTCTCCAAATGAAGATAAGACTagtaaaaagaaaaggaaaacttcgttttcaaacaaaacaagGGAGTTTGCTTTTAATGTGGTGGCTTCGTCAACTCCCGTGATAGTGTTGTCTGTTAATGTGTACTTAGCTTTATTGCTTTTGGTAAAGTACGATAACTGGGCATTGAATCTAGcttcattaaatttgattgcATTTTATTTAAAGAACTTGAAACCTTCACAAGATGGAGACAAAGCCTTGATTTTTAGAAGTTATAAGAAATTATTCCCCCGAATTATTTCAATGctagaattgaaaaatgattatACTGGATGcatgaacaaaaaaacgaaaaatCCAACTTCATCTGCTTCTGGTTTAAATTCAATGGCCTCTTTTGCAAATAAAATCAAGTCATTAAATCAGACGGAATTCAGATTACACGATTATCAGATACCAATGTTTTTGCTTTCACCAACTCGAATATTGTCGGATTTGTGCCTTCAATATCCTCGATTGAACGATGATATACATGACACTAACATAGATTATAAGttggttgaaaaattgcAAATCTGCTATCAGTCCAGCAAACTACTTAAAATATTAAAGTCTTTGAAATCGAGTAGCAATCATGGGAAAATGTTAGTTGATTTTACCACAATGTTGACTATCGATAAAGATGAAACCGAAGTGTCTGACTTGTTGTTACTTTTGAGTGTTTATACTGCAAATCGAGAAGAATACCGGACTAGAGTAGTAAACGTCCCACAAGAGTATAATATTAATGTGGCGGAgattatatttgaaattgtcgatgattattattttttgctCAACCAGTTACATTTAGCATATCGTTTATTGAGTccaaagaaaagaagaaaccTTAATggaacaacaagaacaactAAAGAGGTACCCGATAGTGATTTGCCATGGTTTGGTAGAAATCTAGGGATCATAAGTACATTACATGATGCTTCTATCTTTACAAATTGCTTTTACTTTATCCGTTCAGTATCTCGATCAGTGGCTACGTTACGaactttttttgttgaatgcaattcatttaaaagTTTTTCAACTACTGATGATGCAACTGATAATGAGCAACAACCAAGTGGTCAAGCTAGTTTACGAAGTGGTAATGTTGGTGAGAATCTGGCCAATAATGCTGACTCTTTAACAATAAGGACAACTGCAAGTGCACCTAGAGTGACATCTGGAGCCAACACTAACTCCAACTCCAATGCTGCAGTTACTTCATCATCAGCGGGCTCTACATCAGTCACGAATGGACCACCAGGGGggtttatttttgatattttacAAATCATTCACAAATATGAGATTTTAATGCagatttttgaatttttttatgGTGTGAATAATACCAGTGACAATTATGATCACACAGAAATGGATATTGCAAAgtgcaaaaaaatagttATGACCAACAAATCCATCTGTATTGGATCGCTTGCCAATTTCATATTAGATTTCAGTTCGTTTAGATATAAAATTATTGGTCATGAGAGTTTTTTGTCCAGTTTGTTGActatttatcaaaattcatCTACggataatgaaattgaagaatctATTCCTATTACTAGTTCCAAAGGACAATCGACTTTAGaagaaatttatcaaaacaatgatattcaattgaaaattttacaagtcattaaaaatttcatgtATAATGAAGCTactgaaaacaaaaaagaagtttTAGATTGTTTTTCgttaaattttattttacaaAAGGCAAGTTATGGATTGGGcgataataatgaatctATTAGCCACCACAAGTCTCGATTAGTAGATAATACTCATATCacacaaatcaaattacaacaaaaaataactgcatttgaaattttaagaaatttcatttctgGATCACCTCATTTCAACGCATTATTAATAGATGCCtatgaaaatgattttgttcaatttgaatatgCAAATGGTAATACCGGAATTCCAAATActtggtttcaatttttgattcaGAATGTGAGTAATgtcaatatatttttacCTGACTTGAATTATAAGCATAATGCTAGTGGCCGTATTAGAAACCCAGAAGCTCAACTCAAACTTTtttatgaaaatgatgaagttTTAAGTAAATTAATCCAAGATGAAAAGTATGTGAGATTGATTCGAGCAATTAATCATACTGAAGACCATAAATATAGTGTTATTGATAAGAGCAAACGTAATTGGTTCCCCAATGATGGGTTATTAAAGATTTGGCTTAGATTATTGTCATTTAAAATACCTGAATCTATTCTTGATGAATTacaaaatgataatgataaagtcaatttgtttaataatttgtaCAGTATCCAATCATCGATTATTTGGATAATTGTGAATTTGACATGGAAATATTCACGATTTGGATATAATGTTCATGATTATAGCAAATATGATGTTTATCAAAATGTTGACGGTTCAAGATTCCCAACTAGCAGTAACCATAGGATCtatattgatgaagatgatgatcaAGGGGAAGATGTTATAATGGATGATCCTAGTGATATGCCAGAGCcacaacaacgacaacaacaagacaCCACATCTTCATCAGCAAGGATATCTAGTAGCAGAGGGAATGAAAAGAGGAAATTAGAAGGACAAACTAATACTCACGAATCATCTGTTTATGAAAGAGCTAAACATTTAGATGAAATGGGTTTCACTCAGGTtatcaaacaattgattaaatacTATACTGATCAAGCAAATGATAATCTATTCAATAAGAGTTCTCCCGATGAATCAAGAATGGAAAATGTGTCGGTATTGTCAACCGTACTCTTTGGCAAAGGGCACGACatattagaaaaattggatACTGCCTTGAGACAAATAACAGCATTGTTAAACACGAaaaccaacaataataataaaagagGTAGAGATATTGGTGTTAGTGGAGTAGATGGTCATcctaataataacaacgaCAATAACAATGACAATTCTGGGTATATGAATAGAGAGTTAAGATTACAAATTGATGGTGACAATGTTAGTATCATCAAGAAGTATTCAGATGAAGATATAGAAAGGAGGGCAAATCAGAGGCAccaagaaagagaaagaagagATAATGACAGGTATCAAATATCTCAAAGACGAGAAGCGATTGATTCagaagataatgatgatgacgacgacgacgacgacgaaGAAATGGAGGTTGATCAggatcaacaacaagcagGTGGTGGCGCAGGaggtgatgatgacgatggAGATTTTGATTATGCGGTTGAAGCAAATTATGAAGATCGAGATGATTCCGAAAGTGAGGCTAGTGATGAAATACCAGATGAATACTGGATAATGTAA
- a CDS encoding bifunctional 4-hydroxy-4-methyl-2-oxoglutarate aldolase/oxaloacetate decarboxylase (Protein with similarity to S. cerevisiae Yer010cp, a protein of unknown function belonging to the prokaryotic RraA family; repressed by benomyl; Hap43-induced; Spider biofilm induced): MSITKSLSSKEVISILSKFTPCDVSDSLNKHGIANGGFIPNLTNQSPVLNTASSVGKAYTVLYAPKSDPRPAVKQAYIDQVPEDSIVVIGLPLELQTVNAPYVKVNNALYGGLMSTRAQYRKANGSVILGRIRDLDEHNELGYPVWSYGVGTSAPGPLVKVVGINVPLEVKVASLDKDSEVLTINAGDYIIADKNGVVKLEDNEQLNSVLDYIPKRVDADIKVSEDIKNGKPAAESQKLWRSKI, from the coding sequence ATGTCTATTACCAAGTCATTGTCATCCAAAGAGGTCATCTCAATCTTATCCAAGTTCACACCATGCGACGTGTCtgattcattaaataaacATGGCATTGCCAATGGAGGTTTTATCCCCAACTTAACTAACCAATCACCAGTTTTAAACACGGCATCCTCTGTTGGGAAAGCCTACACAGTCTTGTATGCTCCTAAGTCTGACCCTAGACCTGCAGTTAAACAAGCCTACATAGACCAAGTCCCAGAAGATTCTATTGTTGTAATTGGCTTGCCATTGGAATTACAAACAGTGAATGCTCCTTATGTCAAGGTTAACAATGCCTTGTACGGAGGGTTGATGTCAACTAGAGCCCAATACCGTAAAGCAAACGGATCAGTTATATTGGGCAGAATTAGAGATCTAGACGAGCACAACGAGTTAGGATACCCTGTTTGGTCATATGGTGTTGGAACCAGTGCTCCTGGTCCATTGGTGAAAGTAGTTGGCATAAATGTTCCATTAGAAGTAAAAGTTGCAAGTTTAGACAAAGATAGTGAGGTTTTAACTATAAATGCAGGCGATTATATTATTGCTGACAAGAATGGGGTAGTCAAATTAGAAGAtaatgaacaattgaatagTGTATTAGATTATATTCCCAAGAGAGTTGATGCTGATATCAAGGTTAGTGAAGATATCAAAAACGGGAAACCTGCTGCTGAATCACAAAAGTTGTGGCGAAgcaaaatataa
- the SFH5 gene encoding Sfh5p (Putative phosphatidylinositol transporter; rat catheter and Spider biofilm repressed): MSSSIEEVKATIKSVKLTDSQAEKLSKLIDSLPKILSGLDNPEYDEIFGYRINTKDKPYVDESIRNEILLKFLAADDYNLELSEKRLIDSLNWRNEFQPLSAAFEETFDKELNELGVITNFPNSNLKITTWNLYGNLKNPKKIFEKFGANNKVSKLPGSQFLRWRVGLMEKSLQLIDFTSTTDNRIAQVHDYNNVSMFKIDPGMKKATKEIITIFGANYPELLSTKFFINVPLIMGWVFTFFKTIRVITEATLKKFQVLNHGNLSESFNPDELPKVYGGKVEKSLFDIDVSDDIKLSEYGEVILKKVGDEEINHINDDVE, from the coding sequence ATGTCATCATCTATCGAGGAAGTCAAAGCAACAATCAAGTCAGTTAAACTAACTGACAGTCAAGCTGAGAAGCTTTcgaaattgattgattctCTCCCTAAAATTTTATCGGGTTTAGACAACCCTGAATACGACGAGATTTTTGGCTATAGAATTAACACAAAGGATAAGCCGTATGTTGATGAATCTATACGTAatgaaatattattgaagTTTTTAGCGGCTGATGATTATAATTTGGAATTACTGGAAAAACGTCTTATTGATTCGTTGAATTGGAGAAACGAATTTCAACCTTTGAGTGCCGCATTCGAAGAAACTTTTgacaaagaattgaatgaattggGCGTTATTACAAACTTCcccaattcaaatttaaaaattacTACATGGAATTTGTATGGTAATTTAAAGAACCCgaaaaagatttttgaaaaatttgggGCTAACAACAAGGTATCAAAGTTACCAGGAAGTCAATTTTTAAGATGGAGGGTTGGATTAATGGAAAAGTCtttacaattgattgaCTTTACATCAACCACAGATAACAGAATTGCCCAGGTTCACGATTACAACAATGTATCAATGTTCAAAATTGATCCTGGAATGAAGAAAGCTACAAAGGAAATTATTACCATCTTTGGCGCCAATTATCCTGAACTATTATCTACCAAGTTTTTCATCAACGTGCCCTTGATTATGGGTTGGGTAttcacttttttcaaaactattAGAGTTATAACTGAAGCaacattgaaaaagtttCAAGTGTTAAACCACGGCAACTTGCTGGAATCATTTAATCCAGATGAATTGCCTAAAGTTTATGGCGGGAAAGTTGAAAAGAGCttgtttgatattgatgtgTCAGATGATATCAAGTTGAGTGAATACGGAGAAgtgatattgaagaaagtaggtgatgaagaaattaacCATATTAATGATGACGTAGAGTAA